One genomic region from Longimicrobiaceae bacterium encodes:
- a CDS encoding GTPase domain-containing protein, which yields MSMINYASREINCKIVYYGPGLCGKTTNLEYVYEKVAPNTRGKLISLATETERTLFFDFLPVDLGSIRGFKTRFHLYTVPGQVYYNASRKLILKGVDGVVFVADSQVERLDANIESMHNLYENLAEYGLDLREIPFVIQYNKRDLPNISSLQELEEQLNPDRVPYFEAVGVRGIGVFDTLKAVSKSVIKSLS from the coding sequence ATGTCGATGATCAACTACGCCTCGCGCGAGATCAACTGCAAGATCGTCTACTACGGTCCGGGTCTCTGCGGGAAGACGACGAACCTGGAGTACGTCTACGAGAAGGTGGCCCCGAACACCCGGGGGAAGCTGATCTCGCTGGCGACGGAGACGGAGCGCACCCTGTTCTTCGACTTCCTCCCGGTGGACCTGGGCTCCATCCGCGGCTTCAAGACGCGCTTCCACCTGTACACGGTGCCGGGGCAGGTGTACTACAACGCCTCCCGGAAGCTGATCCTGAAGGGGGTGGACGGGGTAGTGTTCGTCGCCGACAGCCAGGTGGAGCGGCTCGACGCCAACATCGAGTCCATGCACAACCTGTACGAGAACCTGGCCGAGTACGGGCTGGACCTGCGGGAGATCCCATTCGTCATCCAGTACAACAAGCGGGACCTCCCCAACATCTCCTCGCTGCAGGAGCTGGAGGAGCAGCTCAACCCCGACCGCGTGCCGTACTTCGAGGCGGTGGGCGTGCGCGGGATCGGGGTGTTCGACACGCTGAAGGCGGTGAGCAAGTCGGTCATCAAGTCACTGAGCTGA
- a CDS encoding roadblock/LC7 domain-containing protein, with protein MAGAASWSFEQRDFQRIERLLQGFLYESNTRCALLVDRSGQLVATVGEQPAFDSVAFSSLAAADFSANDQLASMIGENEFSSLFHQGEKESMYLADVAKRVILVVLFDNRTTLGMVRVKVKNVVRELGEIFREMFDRDAASPTRAHLETAFVDEAEDEIDRLFGDL; from the coding sequence ATGGCGGGAGCCGCGAGCTGGTCCTTCGAGCAGCGCGACTTCCAGCGGATCGAGCGCCTCCTGCAGGGCTTCCTGTACGAGTCCAACACGCGGTGCGCCCTGCTGGTGGACCGCAGCGGGCAGCTCGTGGCCACGGTGGGCGAGCAGCCGGCGTTCGACTCCGTCGCCTTCTCGTCGCTGGCGGCCGCGGACTTCTCCGCCAACGACCAGCTCGCCTCCATGATCGGCGAGAACGAGTTCTCCTCCCTCTTCCACCAGGGGGAGAAGGAGAGCATGTACCTGGCGGACGTGGCGAAGCGGGTGATCCTGGTGGTGCTGTTCGACAACCGGACCACGCTGGGGATGGTCCGCGTCAAGGTGAAGAACGTGGTCCGCGAGCTGGGGGAGATCTTCCGGGAGATGTTCGACCGCGATGCAGCCAGCCCCACTCGCGCCCATCTCGAAACGGCGTTCGTCGACGAGGCCGAGGACGAGATCGACCGGCTCTTCGGAGATCTCTAG
- a CDS encoding alpha/beta hydrolase, with amino-acid sequence MRGAAGEGSSGTFRGADGLLLHARAWEAAEARAALLVSHGLGEHSGRYATLAADLVARGVSVFATDHRGHGRSPGTRGHVRRFAELVDDLEAFRAHVAARLPAGLPVFLLGHSLGGLVAIRHLEEYAEAPFAGAVLSAPLLGVALRPPAWKVSLAGALARIAPSLRLANGIDPADLCSDEAVVAAYRADPLVHPWVTPRLYVEIQAAMRAAVERRGRIRVPLLFVVPGADRIVLSDATETFASDLRGDVEVRRFAGLRHEALNELERGEVVVGVADWIAKRIPG; translated from the coding sequence GTGCGGGGGGCCGCGGGGGAGGGGAGCTCCGGCACCTTCCGGGGAGCGGACGGCCTCCTCCTGCACGCCCGCGCCTGGGAGGCCGCGGAGGCGCGTGCCGCCCTCCTGGTCTCGCACGGCCTGGGGGAGCACTCGGGGCGCTACGCCACGCTCGCCGCGGACCTCGTCGCCCGCGGCGTTTCCGTGTTTGCCACGGACCACCGGGGCCATGGCCGCTCGCCGGGCACGCGCGGGCACGTCCGCCGGTTCGCCGAGCTGGTGGACGACCTGGAGGCGTTCCGCGCCCACGTGGCCGCCCGGCTACCGGCGGGGCTCCCCGTGTTCCTGCTGGGGCACTCGCTCGGCGGGCTCGTCGCCATCCGCCACCTCGAAGAATACGCGGAGGCTCCCTTCGCGGGCGCCGTCCTCTCGGCACCGCTCCTGGGGGTGGCGCTCCGGCCTCCCGCCTGGAAGGTGTCGCTCGCGGGCGCGCTCGCCCGCATCGCCCCCTCGCTGCGGCTCGCCAACGGCATCGACCCCGCCGACCTCTGTTCCGACGAGGCGGTGGTGGCCGCGTACCGCGCCGACCCGCTGGTGCACCCCTGGGTCACCCCGCGCCTGTACGTGGAGATCCAGGCGGCCATGCGCGCCGCGGTGGAGCGGCGCGGCCGGATCCGCGTGCCGCTCCTCTTCGTGGTGCCCGGGGCGGACCGCATCGTGCTCTCCGACGCCACGGAGACGTTCGCGAGCGATCTCCGCGGCGACGTGGAGGTGCGGCGCTTTGCGGGGCTCCGGCACGAGGCGCTGAACGAGCTGGAGCGCGGGGAGGTGGTGGTGGGAGTCGCTGACTGGATCGCGAAGCGGATCCCCGGTTGA
- the pgsA gene encoding CDP-diacylglycerol--glycerol-3-phosphate 3-phosphatidyltransferase, whose translation MNLPNLITLGRIVLALVLVPLLFVDGYGPRLAAWFIFLAAAFSDLWDGHLARSQGLITDLGKLLDPLADKLLVAATFIPFYILSHSARPDARFPWFGGEFPLWIMLVIFGREAFITVFRSYAAQRGVVLAAGRPGKLKAVSQNIFIGAAILWYALQSKARADGWDGPVWAGWQTFHFGFTVVVLSVAVVLTVYSLLVYLRSFRTLDLGKPGAP comes from the coding sequence ATGAACCTTCCCAATCTGATCACCCTCGGCAGGATCGTTCTGGCCCTGGTGCTGGTCCCGCTCCTTTTCGTGGACGGGTACGGTCCCCGCCTTGCCGCCTGGTTCATCTTCCTGGCCGCTGCCTTCTCGGACCTCTGGGACGGGCACCTCGCCCGCTCACAGGGGCTGATCACCGACCTGGGGAAGCTTCTCGACCCTCTGGCGGACAAGCTCCTCGTAGCCGCCACCTTCATCCCGTTCTACATCCTCTCGCACTCCGCCCGTCCGGACGCGCGCTTCCCCTGGTTCGGAGGCGAGTTCCCGCTCTGGATCATGCTGGTCATCTTCGGGCGCGAAGCGTTCATCACCGTTTTCCGCAGCTACGCGGCGCAGCGGGGGGTGGTGCTCGCCGCCGGCAGGCCCGGGAAGCTCAAGGCGGTGTCCCAGAACATCTTCATCGGCGCGGCGATCCTCTGGTACGCCCTGCAGAGCAAGGCGCGCGCGGACGGCTGGGATGGGCCGGTGTGGGCCGGGTGGCAGACGTTCCACTTCGGCTTCACCGTGGTCGTGCTCTCCGTGGCCGTGGTCCTCACGGTGTACTCGCTGCTGGTCTATCTCCGCAGCTTCCGCACGCTGGACCTCGGGAAGCCGGGAGCGCCGTAG